The following coding sequences lie in one Maylandia zebra isolate NMK-2024a linkage group LG14, Mzebra_GT3a, whole genome shotgun sequence genomic window:
- the LOC101486179 gene encoding uncharacterized protein LOC101486179, with amino-acid sequence MNSSIYLTLLFFWMTRDCVNCIYTKTPIDLVTVELGDSVTLNCTYNCSSGFVQGYWSKALNIFGCHMMFREGSFCTVFLCLTNVSAGHLKNNYTCYTVDKEDPQLQQKTERLFLLQLRAQRSLPNTDAPKNYNKNASFPAKPNSPGGEFTGIKVLATVSVAVALVLAALAVYLCFNRNRQNWNGKEEPTVSKLDLPQSPHVAQLQIKGSTQSERVTLRIPPPDNESDTEVPYADIMITVRGVSTPELTQVGYLIAGDQKERWGDKPRCHLQASRSADRLHVPQVREVSRKMSTNSEYAVITYA; translated from the exons ATGAACAGCTCAATCTATCTCACTTTACTCTTTTTTTGGATGACACGAG ATTGTGTAAACTGTATTTACACGAAGACACCCATTGATTTAGTGACTGTGGAGTTGGGGGACTCCGTTACATTAAATTGCACTTACAATTGCTCCAGTGGATTCGTTCAAGGCTACTGGAGTAAAGCGCTCAACATCTTTGGCTGCCACATGATGTTTAGAGAAGGCAGCTTTTGCACAGTGTTTCTTTGTCTCACCAATGTGTCCGCGGGACATCTGAAAAACAACTACACTTGCTACACAGTAGATAAAGAGGATCCTCAGCTTCAACAAAAAACAGAGCGTCTCTTTTTGCTTCAGCTTCGAG ctCAGAGAAGTCTTCCAAACACAGATGCTCCaaaaaattacaacaaaaaTG CATCTTTTCCTGCCAAGCCAAATTCCCCTGGAG GAGAATTTACTGGAATTAAGGTTTTGGCAACAGTTTCCGTAGCTGTAGCCCTGGTTCTTGCAGCATTGGCTGTATACTTGTGTTTTAATCGGAACAGACAGAACTGGAAcggtaaag AGGAGCCTACTGTGTCCAAATTGGA CTTACCACAATCACCACATGTAGCCCAGCTACAGATAAAAG GGTCAACACAAAGTGAAAGGGTGACTTTGAGGATTCCTCCACCAG ATAATGAGAGTGATACTGAAGTTCCTTACGCTGACATTATGATCACCGTCCGTGGTGTCAGCACACCAGAACTCACTCAGGTCGGCTACCTGATAGCCGGAGACCAAAAAGAG CGGTGGGGAGATAAACCGAGGTGTCACCTGCAGGCCTCTCGTTCAGCTGACAGACTGCATGTTCCCCAGGTCAGAGAGGTCAGCCGCAAGATGAGCACCAACTCTGAGTATGCAGTGATCACCTACGCCTGA